In Lycium ferocissimum isolate CSIRO_LF1 chromosome 11, AGI_CSIRO_Lferr_CH_V1, whole genome shotgun sequence, a single genomic region encodes these proteins:
- the LOC132038363 gene encoding uncharacterized protein LOC132038363: MGLADTIKDKNLALNQDRSKARIFLHHHLDESLKLEYLTIKDPLMLWNNLKDSYDHLKMVVLPQARFDWIHLRLQDFKSICAYNSSMFNIISQLKLCDENITDHDMLEKTFSIFPTSSMLLQQQYREIRFKKYSELISHLLVVE; the protein is encoded by the coding sequence ATGGGTCTGGCAGACACAATCAAAGATAAAAATCTGGCATTGAATCAAGACCGTTCCAAGGCAAGGATATTCCTCCACCATCACCTTGATGAGAGCTTGAAACTGGAATATCTCACTATTAAAGATCCTCTTATGTTGTGGAATAATTTAAAAGATAGTTATGACCACCTGAAGATGGTCGTGCTTCCACAAGCACGTTTTGATTGGATCCATTTGAGGCTACAAGATTTTAAATCTATCTGTGCATATAATTCTTCCATGTTTAACATTATTTCTCAGTtgaaattatgtgatgaaaatatcACTGATCATGATATGCTGGAGAAAACATTCTCCATTTTTCCTACCTCGAGTATGCTCCTGCAGCAGCAATATCGAGAGATAAGGTTCAAGAAATATTCTGAACTAATCTCACATCTTCTAGTGGTTGAATAA